In one Roseofilum reptotaenium CS-1145 genomic region, the following are encoded:
- a CDS encoding Uma2 family endonuclease — protein sequence MTNVQIPWTSADLELLPNNNNRYEIINGELYMTHAPHWKHQKTIGEICRILGNWSSETRLGEVIFNPGLIFTDTDNVIPDLVWMVNERLNNSVDESGHFIAAPELVVEVLSESKTDVRRDKESKLKLYSNQGVREYWIVDWRLKTVEVYRREQAKLELVMTLLEEDEITSPLLPGFSCKVNNFFT from the coding sequence ATGACAAACGTTCAAATTCCCTGGACATCAGCCGATTTAGAACTGTTGCCCAATAACAATAACCGCTATGAAATTATCAATGGAGAATTGTACATGACTCACGCCCCCCATTGGAAACATCAGAAGACCATTGGTGAAATTTGCCGAATTTTAGGAAACTGGTCAAGCGAAACTCGATTGGGTGAAGTAATCTTCAATCCAGGGCTAATCTTTACTGACACCGATAATGTAATCCCCGATCTAGTTTGGATGGTGAATGAGAGGTTAAATAACTCTGTTGATGAATCGGGTCATTTTATTGCAGCTCCAGAGTTAGTGGTTGAAGTGTTATCGGAAAGTAAAACTGATGTTCGTCGGGATAAGGAAAGCAAGTTAAAATTATATTCTAATCAAGGCGTGCGGGAATATTGGATTGTAGACTGGCGATTAAAGACCGTAGAGGTTTATCGACGGGAACAAGCGAAGTTAGAGTTAGTGATGACCTTATTAGAGGAAGATGAGATAACGTCTCCTTTGCTTCCTGGTTTTTCTTGCAAAGTCAATAACTTTTTTACATAA
- a CDS encoding DUF6883 domain-containing protein, whose amino-acid sequence MTANRLPNPENAIIEDAKLAGYCLNPNHVDGKHKARVFASALDLTLENSDELKQALLFAVKSYDAIPDKANAYGQKYIIDFYYTRGDKTATIHSVWMVRNNENIPRLVTCYIL is encoded by the coding sequence ATGACAGCCAATCGACTGCCCAACCCTGAAAATGCCATTATTGAAGATGCAAAGCTGGCTGGCTATTGTCTTAATCCGAATCATGTAGATGGTAAGCATAAAGCTCGCGTCTTTGCATCTGCTTTGGACTTAACTCTTGAAAATTCTGACGAACTCAAACAAGCTCTGCTATTCGCTGTTAAAAGTTATGATGCTATTCCTGACAAAGCTAATGCTTATGGACAAAAATATATTATTGATTTTTATTATACGCGAGGTGATAAAACCGCTACAATTCACAGTGTGTGGATGGTACGCAACAACGAAAACATTCCTCGTTTAGTGACTTGCTATATTCTTTAA
- a CDS encoding DUF4926 domain-containing protein produces the protein MKLLDVVALLENLPELGLYRGQVGTIVEQYEPQVFEVEFSDNDGKAYAIETLSKHQLMVLYHHPINPEKIAI, from the coding sequence ATGAAACTTCTAGATGTGGTTGCCTTACTCGAAAATTTACCAGAACTGGGACTCTATCGAGGGCAAGTTGGAACCATTGTCGAACAATATGAACCTCAAGTGTTTGAAGTGGAATTTAGCGATAATGACGGGAAAGCCTATGCTATCGAGACCCTCAGTAAACATCAACTCATGGTACTGTATCACCATCCGATAAATCCTGAAAAAAT